The Lycium barbarum isolate Lr01 chromosome 4, ASM1917538v2, whole genome shotgun sequence nucleotide sequence CAACAAAATAGTACCCAAGAACAATAGATAGCAACATAAATCAAAGGATAGCTTCATAAGTGTTCAGCTTTTTAAAACTCTATATTGATTCAAACTTTGTCACGCAAGGgaataataattaaataatgatttttttaaattaatgatATATATATGCGTTCTGTTAAAAGATCTTCATGTAACTAACATTTCGGTTAAACATGAAGAAATCCAATTGGTTATCGAGATTTTAATGTTGGATTTTGAACCTAAAGTCTTCCTCAACACGACCAAATGATCCATATTCAAAACCTAACTCACGTCAGCGCTTAATGAATTCAACATTCTCtcctaattttctttttcttttacagATTACTTTGCAATACATGAACGTATAACTGTGAGATTTATCTGAAAGACTGATATATCACTAATTCAAAGTCTATAAATTCCCCTGAAATCCACTCCAATTCCACACATCACCTTCCAATTAACATTTTATCAGCCTTTTGACTTCTTGAAAAAGTAACTAGCTGATTATAATGATCAAAATGAGTTTCTTAGTAAAAAATCTTCCACTTTTTTTCACAatcttcttcttgttcttcaactcttCCATTGCTGCAAATGCAATATACAATATCCAAAACTATGGAGCGAAATCGAATGGAAAAATCGATTCATCCAAAGCATTTTTGAGTGCATGGAGTGCAGCATGTGCATCTACTAGCCCGGCCACCATTTACGTGCCCAAAGGAAATTACATGCTTAAAAATGCATATTTCCAGGGTGAAAAATGCAAGAGCAAGGCTATTACTTTACGTATTGATGGCGCTATATTAGCTCCATCGGATTATAGTATAATTGGGAATAAAGAAAATTGGATCAAATTCGACAGAGTTAATGGAGTTTCTATCATCGGAGGAACCTTAGATGGACAAGGCTCTAGTCTATGGGCTTGCAAAAACTCTGGCAACAATTGTCCTCAAGGACCAATGGTATGATTAAAAGTATATAATTCACGAAAAAATAATTTGAGAAGAATGAAACACTCCAAGTTTGGTTATTTATTATTTACGTGGGTACTAAGTAGGGATGGGCAGTTTCAACTAAACTTGAAATAAATGGCCTTCTTCTTCTAAACTATGAAAGATGGAAGTTCACCACACATACACAAAACAAATATATTAAATTTTCACTCAATTCAGTTACATTAGTTTCCAAACCTCTGGTAAGAACCTCAAGGAAAAATTGTATGATTAATATTCCTGATTTGATTTAATAGTATATCAAAAGTGGTTTTTTTATGGAAAGtatatactactccctccgtcccaaaaagattgtcttactttccttattagtttgtcccaaaaagattgacacatttctatatttagaaacaacttaattttctcaaatgatttatagctacacaaatatcgaagacttgttttggaccacacatttcaaaagtattactttatttcttaaactctgtgcaaagtcaaactaagacaatttttttgggaGGGGGAGTACTAGTTAACAAAGAATGAAACACTACAAgcttttttatttagtatttacgTGGATAAATGACTTTGAGCAGTTTAAACTATGTTGAAATAAACGGTCTTCTTCCTTCATAATGCAAattaaccacaaaaaaaaaaaaaaaaaagagagagagagaagatggAATTAAGTTTTAACTAATATGCATTTgcatttattttttgtttttttgctaaTAAGGAATTTTATTGAAAGCATGAAAAAAAACTTGTTTGGTGGTGCAGGGACTTACTTTTTCCAACTCGAGCAACATAGATATCAGTGGATTAACATCAAAAAATAGCCAAATGTTCCACATATTGGTAGATAATTGTGATAATGTGAAGCTACAAGGAGTAAAGGTGTCTGCTCCAGGAAACAGTCCCAACACCGACGGAATTCACGTTCAATATTCATCTAGAGTTACCATTATGAACTCCCGTATTGGCACCGGAGATGATTGTATCTCAATTGGCCCCGGCACCTCCAACTTGTGGATCGAAAACATAGCATGTGGCCCCGGCCATGGAATAaggtttcaagaaaaaaaatttattttcaatttaattacttcctctatcccaatttatgtgaggGATTCGTAGTACGAGAACACTTAATTTTGACTAAGATTTGGGTATAGATTTTTCAAATGTTTTTAAATATAATTTGCATATTTGAAAACCACACGAAAAGTTATAAGTCAATAGAGCTAATGATTCAAAATTGTACAAAAAAGTTTGAGAAAactatagtaaaaaaaaaaaaaaaattgatttctcAAATAGTaataccttcacataaattggaatggagggagtattgaTACTTTCTATGTCTCATTAAAGAATCAAACATATTTTTGTTAAACTTATTTTGTTCAAAGATTTTGTCAGAGGTTCAACCAACCATAGGAAATCATAGGAAAAACTTATTTTGTTGAAAGGTTCAACCAACCATAGGAAATCTAGTTGATTCATTATTTTCCCCGGAGAAAATGTAGTAACAAAGTCAACTTAATTACAACTAAAGTTAGGCTATTTTTGCTCTGTAAGGATGTCTCGTACTTGTTTATTTACTTCATCTAATTATCTTGCCTTATATAAATTAACAATATTGGTGCAGCATTGGGAGTTTAGGCTGGGAATTACAGGAGCCTGGAGTTCAAGATGTTACAGTTAAAACTGTCACTTTCACAGGAACACAAAATGGATTGAGAGTAAAAACATGGGCAAGATCAAGCAATGGATTTGTCAAAAATATTATCTTCCAGCATATAGTTATGTCTAACGTTCAAAACCCTATCATCATTGACCAAAATTACTGCCCTAACAATGAAAATTGCCCTCACCAGGTAACTGATACAAGCAAATAAATTCAGGCAAAAGAAATAtccctctgttttaatttatttgtctaCATTTTTATTCCATTTAAAAAAGAATGCATCTTTTCTTTTTGGCAACACTCTAATTCCAACTTTTCACATGGCATATTTAAGACTACAAAATCAAAACATTTCGGCCATagaaccaaatatttttcagtttatttggaattttgtaagttgaagttgaagatggagttgtgtttggttatagtttttgcaaagcatatttggttgtttgaacgtactgaaagtgaaaaacgGTTTTATGTGTTTTCCAAAATACAAATACTGAAATTTTCATGGCCGaatgctgattttcaaataaagtggaaaaaaaaattctgaaaaaggGGAATAAATCTCATGGTCAAACGGGTCATACCACAAGAATCAAAAGTTTCACTATCTTGAACTCTGTGTCAAGTCAAAactagacaaacaaattgaaacgaagGGGTATAtattaatcctttttttttttttttttactttggaGGACCTAATTCTCCTACAAAACTAATattgttttttattttcttaaaatatatttaGGGCTCGGGTGTAAAAATCAGTGACATAAAGTATCAAGACATACACGGTACATCGGCTACAGAAGTTGCAGTGAAATTTGAGTGTAGCAAGAAATATCCATGCAGTGGCATATCCCTTGAAGATGTAAATCTTAGCTATAGAGATCAACCAGCTGAAGCTTCTTGTGCTAATGCTGGAGGAAGAGCTTCGGGTTTTCAAAAACCTAATAGTTGCTTATAAGTTATAGAATATAGGGATTAAATCAACATCTGTACTAGAATATCGTGGCTTTGGATAATGATTTTATATTTGCTTATAAGCAAGGTAGACACTATATTAATGCAGAATGTAATCTCGGAAATGCAGTTATATATTTAACCAGGACCAGATTTAAAATGAatcttttaaaattttctttatgTTGGTGAAGTTTGGTGGTAGTGTATAATTAGTCATGTATACTGCTTACACAATGAAAAATAATATACGTAACTAATAAAAGCACAGGATGATGTAGTTCTGTTTGTTGGAAAATAGGGGAGGAGAACTGGAGAAGCAATCTCAATCGATATAACTGAAATTCTTTCTAGAAGCTTCTTTGATCCACTAACTTGACTAACATATATAATCAATCATTCTATTTAAATACAAGTAGAGAATATATTCTTCCACCTACTTGACTTACATAAAATTTAACAATACTtatgtatttttaaaaattaattcttCTAGCATGAACTTAGACTAATACATACATctaatttaattctagaaattctttTTATCTTTCCTAGTTCATGAATAATTTTCATCTTTCCTAATTCATGAATAAAATAATGCATGTATCTGAGACTAATACATTAACCTTCCCAATTCATGAATTAAGATAATTCATGTGTCAAAAaagtgttgggatcgaaataacaggACATCATGCGGAAGCTTAACAATTGCAAACCTTGAACGATGAtaaatcaagaacaaataaaatatactaaaaagACATAATATTATGATACAAATTCTGAATTTCAAGGAAGAAGAAGCTAACCAAGATTAAGCTAAGCTATACTCAGAGAGAACTAAAATGGGTTTTCATTAATAGCCTCTGTAAATGGCAAACTCCATACATATAGGGGAAATAAGACCTAGGGGTcaaaggaaaataaaagaaactTAAGGGGAATTAAAATAACTACTTATTGGACTCAAATATAAGagcatgtttggatgggcttaaaataagcagcttataagttggaaacagcttataagccaaaaaaaaaaaaaaaaaattggggtaggctaactttttt carries:
- the LOC132636028 gene encoding polygalacturonase-like produces the protein MIKMSFLVKNLPLFFTIFFLFFNSSIAANAIYNIQNYGAKSNGKIDSSKAFLSAWSAACASTSPATIYVPKGNYMLKNAYFQGEKCKSKAITLRIDGAILAPSDYSIIGNKENWIKFDRVNGVSIIGGTLDGQGSSLWACKNSGNNCPQGPMGLTFSNSSNIDISGLTSKNSQMFHILVDNCDNVKLQGVKVSAPGNSPNTDGIHVQYSSRVTIMNSRIGTGDDCISIGPGTSNLWIENIACGPGHGISIGSLGWELQEPGVQDVTVKTVTFTGTQNGLRVKTWARSSNGFVKNIIFQHIVMSNVQNPIIIDQNYCPNNENCPHQGSGVKISDIKYQDIHGTSATEVAVKFECSKKYPCSGISLEDVNLSYRDQPAEASCANAGGRASGFQKPNSCL